The following proteins come from a genomic window of Gottfriedia acidiceleris:
- the sirA gene encoding sporulation inhibitor of replication protein SirA, translating to MREYKIFLIREPLSIEFYGKEHKIYQLVYEYYYSSIELRKIIEKQLEYITEPIPLFELHTFIRKFDSQQIYFYEETGEYLLELVDGAKAQLKLYPNELILYAEGSLEAETIFFELLRKFRSTFIAIDVKDQRFGWLRPIAYQKYI from the coding sequence ATGAGGGAATATAAAATTTTTTTAATTCGAGAACCACTGTCTATAGAATTTTATGGGAAAGAGCATAAAATATATCAACTAGTATATGAGTATTATTACTCATCTATTGAACTAAGGAAAATTATCGAAAAACAATTAGAATATATAACAGAACCAATACCATTATTTGAGCTACATACTTTTATTCGCAAATTTGATTCTCAACAGATCTACTTTTATGAAGAAACTGGAGAGTATCTTCTCGAACTTGTTGATGGTGCAAAAGCTCAGCTAAAACTTTATCCTAACGAACTAATTTTATATGCAGAAGGATCATTAGAGGCAGAAACAATATTCTTTGAGCTATTAAGAAAATTTCGTTCAACGTTCATTGCAATTGATGTGAAGGATCAACGATTTGGCTGGCTTAGACCTATCGCCTATCAAAAGTATATTTAA
- a CDS encoding S53 family peptidase: MKNWKKPLMTVAAASSLLLVNAPTFKVAAQVNKEVAQGTGAAVLDGTNYFGDMDPNTTLSIDFVLKLQNKDDLEKYIKETVTPYSPHYRKYLSVDEFKAKYAPNPAYIHSVTSYLQSYGIKTDVHANNLTITATGTVAQLNKALSVDLKYASFKGKSIHATKKNPTLPKVISDNILCILGLNNYSNLESRSVKQPAIIDKKDVPTGPLSLTPQDLQSHYNVNPLYKKGATGAGETIGIVTLAEFNTDDAYKFWDNVGIKTKPNRIKVNEVDGGSGWDGYEETTLDVQQAGAIAPDANINVYVGPNSDTGFVDAFSNAINDNIAKQISVSWGSSELSIDSYVQQQMEAPEYEDTFNQLFMQAAAQGISMFAAAGDAGAYDETRGADKVFKLTADFPAASPYITVAGGTTLPFQFHSNSTGVDVKVGEERAWGWDYLNEYYKARKLPDANLINGGGGGFSTHFETPDYQKGISGVNQYSAVDEFTISPDLSNVTYKQPTVISGQGTGRNLPDLSMAADPYTGYYVYLSAPGKPGTNSGYAVFGGTSFVSPQLNGLSALINSADHTQVGFWNPQIYRFAQQSSSPFTPLNKTGAQNDNLFYSGTPGTLYNQATGLGIPDVAKLADNFSTPEK, encoded by the coding sequence TTGAAAAATTGGAAAAAACCATTAATGACTGTAGCAGCAGCAAGTTCTTTATTATTAGTTAATGCACCAACATTTAAAGTAGCCGCACAAGTAAATAAGGAAGTAGCTCAAGGTACTGGGGCTGCTGTGCTAGATGGAACAAATTATTTTGGAGACATGGATCCAAATACTACGCTATCCATCGATTTTGTTTTGAAACTTCAAAACAAAGATGATTTAGAAAAATATATAAAGGAAACAGTTACACCATATTCTCCGCATTATCGTAAATATTTAAGTGTTGATGAATTTAAAGCTAAATATGCACCTAATCCAGCTTATATCCATTCTGTTACGTCTTACCTACAATCATATGGTATTAAAACTGATGTTCATGCAAATAACTTAACGATTACAGCAACAGGAACAGTTGCTCAATTAAATAAAGCCTTAAGTGTCGATTTAAAATATGCTAGTTTTAAAGGTAAAAGCATTCATGCTACTAAAAAGAACCCAACTTTACCAAAAGTAATTTCAGATAATATTTTATGTATTTTAGGTTTAAATAATTATTCTAATTTAGAATCAAGATCTGTTAAACAACCAGCAATAATTGATAAAAAGGATGTACCAACTGGTCCCCTTAGTTTAACACCACAAGATTTACAAAGTCATTACAATGTTAATCCACTTTATAAAAAGGGAGCAACTGGTGCTGGCGAAACAATCGGTATTGTTACATTAGCAGAATTTAATACAGACGATGCTTATAAATTCTGGGATAATGTAGGAATTAAAACAAAGCCTAATCGTATTAAAGTAAATGAGGTTGATGGCGGTTCTGGATGGGATGGCTATGAAGAAACTACTTTAGATGTTCAGCAAGCGGGTGCAATTGCTCCTGATGCAAATATTAATGTGTATGTAGGTCCGAACTCGGATACTGGATTTGTCGATGCATTTTCAAATGCAATTAATGATAATATAGCTAAACAAATTTCAGTAAGTTGGGGATCAAGCGAATTGAGTATAGATTCATACGTACAGCAGCAAATGGAAGCCCCAGAGTATGAAGATACATTTAATCAATTATTTATGCAGGCAGCAGCACAAGGGATTTCGATGTTTGCCGCAGCTGGTGATGCAGGTGCTTATGACGAAACTAGAGGTGCAGATAAAGTATTTAAACTTACAGCTGATTTCCCAGCAGCAAGTCCGTACATTACTGTAGCGGGCGGAACGACATTACCTTTCCAATTCCATTCTAATTCAACAGGCGTCGATGTCAAAGTAGGGGAAGAACGTGCTTGGGGTTGGGATTATCTAAATGAATATTACAAAGCTAGAAAACTACCAGATGCTAATTTAATTAATGGTGGTGGTGGAGGTTTCAGTACTCATTTTGAAACGCCAGATTACCAAAAAGGAATTAGTGGTGTTAATCAGTATTCTGCAGTAGATGAGTTTACTATTTCACCTGATTTATCAAATGTAACATACAAACAACCAACTGTTATTTCAGGACAAGGTACAGGACGTAACCTTCCAGATTTATCAATGGCTGCAGATCCATACACAGGATATTACGTTTATTTAAGTGCACCAGGTAAACCAGGTACAAATTCAGGATATGCTGTATTTGGCGGAACTAGTTTCGTTTCACCTCAATTGAATGGTTTATCAGCGTTAATTAATAGTGCAGATCATACTCAAGTAGGTTTCTGGAATCCACAAATTTACCGTTTTGCACAACAAAGTTCTTCGCCTTTCACACCATTAAATAAAACAGGCGCGCAAAACGATAATCTATTCTATTCTGGTACACCAGGTACGCTTTATAACCAAGCTACAGGACTTGGCATACCTGATGTAGCAAAATTAGCTGATAATTTCAGTACTCCAGAAAAATAA
- a CDS encoding YneF family protein has protein sequence MWVYFLVGILALIAGVAIGFFIARQYTMNYLKKNPPINEQMLKVMMAQMGQKPSQKKINQMMKAMNNQTK, from the coding sequence ATGTGGGTATACTTTCTAGTCGGCATCTTAGCATTAATTGCAGGTGTAGCGATTGGATTTTTCATAGCTCGTCAATATACAATGAACTACCTAAAGAAAAATCCACCAATTAATGAACAAATGTTAAAAGTAATGATGGCTCAAATGGGACAAAAACCTTCACAAAAGAAAATTAACCAAATGATGAAGGCTATGAACAACCAAACAAAATAA
- a CDS encoding FIMAH domain-containing protein codes for MKRRFKIAVLSTTLIISMYSTAAFAAEPGLNQMPGPVDPQSWVNPEDMTWNDYKPVPGINWSTDKSIQPETNLKGALILVDFPGQDFILTLPKGKDLIGNPQVNAVPREKLGEFWTNYLNVPSELNHYQTIDGFWKENSYGKWGVTLDSYGPYRLDKYEFQYGLDSFNAGFLPSNYKTGNLFQDGINAATADIIASGKNYDFAFIVHAGYDESTVWQELGEMKFMNQNSVPSEFGPPNLTGFESMPTWAKTRYVPWTSWFAAKSIWSAASSATLNGKSIRVSIQGESDGMSTFAHEFGHLKGLGDNYNNAALDPRTYAGYWETMSRGSFNGPGGTHTRWMIPATLGSSLPAPHTLRNKMKQGFLSNDEVLQLNRDELKESGPAFADIIAREVPIGSKFGRNGLHGINISMTDLTPSNYLSGDWRNDMIGNVNNAKYNNYTLEVVDRVGADSFAADSGVLISKTKNAETAPFIWPVDSHPEDIALKDFTKPDGTKVSVTKGDPRQTLDSLFHAGNGASLVSGKFDGSIRKDDVVSEYIDPYNHLHFYILGKYKGNDGVLHYQVAVRNTEGSGAYKRDVNVSAGTIQPAVAGKVAVYHFNVTNTGDAKDLIRVNASVGEDWTVQLDQNIVAVEPGKSIDVPVYVKIPKGMTAPANINFTATSETDSNQSATDNNLLLSNLNAAGVSSLIDIFENAGAFKAGSAQALKAHLRSVEQFEMKGSSDKVIKHINDFKGFLENENASKKVSVKAYTNLKAYADAMIEVWK; via the coding sequence TTGAAGCGTAGATTTAAGATTGCTGTATTATCGACCACTTTAATAATTTCCATGTATTCAACAGCCGCATTCGCTGCTGAACCAGGGCTAAATCAAATGCCCGGTCCAGTGGATCCCCAGTCATGGGTGAATCCAGAGGATATGACTTGGAATGATTATAAACCAGTCCCGGGTATTAACTGGAGTACCGATAAGAGTATTCAACCGGAAACAAACCTTAAAGGGGCATTGATTTTAGTTGACTTTCCAGGTCAGGATTTTATCTTGACTTTGCCCAAAGGTAAAGATCTCATCGGTAATCCACAAGTCAATGCTGTTCCCCGCGAAAAGCTTGGGGAGTTTTGGACGAATTACTTAAATGTACCGAGTGAGTTAAATCATTATCAGACAATCGATGGCTTTTGGAAAGAGAATTCATATGGAAAATGGGGCGTAACTCTTGATTCTTACGGTCCTTACCGCTTAGATAAATATGAATTTCAGTATGGGCTAGATAGTTTTAATGCTGGTTTTCTGCCAAGTAATTATAAAACCGGAAACCTCTTCCAAGACGGCATAAATGCGGCAACAGCCGATATTATAGCTTCTGGAAAAAACTATGACTTTGCGTTTATTGTACATGCTGGCTATGATGAATCAACTGTTTGGCAAGAACTGGGTGAAATGAAGTTTATGAATCAGAACTCGGTACCTTCTGAATTTGGTCCTCCAAATTTAACAGGATTTGAGAGCATGCCAACTTGGGCAAAAACACGCTATGTACCTTGGACTTCTTGGTTTGCAGCTAAATCTATTTGGTCTGCTGCATCGAGTGCAACATTAAACGGCAAATCGATTCGTGTTTCTATTCAAGGAGAAAGCGATGGCATGTCGACATTTGCTCACGAATTTGGTCATCTTAAAGGACTGGGCGATAACTATAATAATGCAGCTTTAGATCCTCGAACCTATGCGGGTTATTGGGAAACGATGAGTCGTGGATCATTTAACGGTCCAGGTGGAACGCACACTCGCTGGATGATTCCAGCTACCCTTGGTTCTTCCTTGCCAGCTCCACATACGCTTCGAAACAAGATGAAACAAGGATTTCTATCTAATGATGAAGTACTGCAACTCAATCGTGATGAATTAAAAGAGTCTGGTCCGGCTTTTGCGGATATTATCGCGCGCGAAGTACCAATTGGCAGTAAATTCGGCAGAAACGGACTCCATGGGATCAATATCAGTATGACTGATTTAACTCCAAGCAATTACTTAAGCGGAGACTGGCGTAACGATATGATCGGCAACGTAAACAACGCTAAGTACAATAACTACACCCTTGAAGTAGTAGATCGAGTTGGAGCGGATTCCTTTGCAGCCGATTCTGGTGTATTGATTTCCAAAACGAAAAATGCGGAGACTGCACCGTTTATCTGGCCAGTTGATTCACATCCTGAAGATATCGCATTGAAGGACTTTACAAAGCCTGACGGAACAAAAGTGTCGGTTACAAAAGGTGACCCAAGGCAAACATTGGATTCTTTATTCCATGCAGGGAATGGAGCTAGCTTAGTAAGCGGGAAATTCGATGGTTCTATTAGAAAAGACGATGTTGTCAGTGAGTACATCGATCCTTACAATCATCTTCACTTCTACATTTTAGGCAAATACAAAGGCAATGACGGGGTACTTCATTATCAAGTTGCAGTTCGTAACACGGAAGGATCAGGTGCTTATAAACGCGACGTAAATGTAAGTGCAGGTACAATACAACCGGCCGTTGCGGGCAAAGTGGCAGTTTACCATTTTAATGTTACAAATACCGGCGATGCAAAGGATCTTATTCGAGTTAACGCTTCTGTAGGTGAAGATTGGACGGTTCAACTTGATCAAAATATTGTTGCAGTAGAACCGGGGAAAAGCATTGATGTACCGGTGTATGTTAAAATTCCTAAGGGTATGACAGCTCCGGCAAACATTAACTTTACGGCAACTTCAGAAACAGACTCAAATCAAAGCGCTACTGATAACAATCTTTTACTGAGCAATCTAAATGCAGCTGGTGTAAGTTCTTTAATCGACATCTTCGAAAATGCGGGAGCTTTCAAAGCAGGTTCAGCGCAAGCATTAAAGGCACATTTGAGGTCTGTAGAGCAATTTGAAATGAAAGGTTCTTCGGATAAAGTTATCAAACATATTAATGATTTTAAAGGATTTTTAGAGAATGAAAATGCTTCGAAAAAGGTTTCCGTAAAAGCGTATACTAATTTAAAAGCTTATGCAGATGCAATGATTGAGGTTTGGAAATAG
- a CDS encoding ABC transporter ATP-binding protein translates to MNQEIEIDAKRQKKDLIRLLSFLKKYKVLLTFAFIFLFLATACEMYGPILVKRFLDDHLMKRYFPKDTIAMLFSIYVAITIGKIVLSYLQLLMFQQIAFKVVQDIRMKVYEHVHSLAFSFFDKTPIGSIVSRITNDTEAIKDFYVSVLATFIQQIVFLVGIIIAMYSLDVKLATICVGLVVIVYFIILTYRKKSFPFFMETRGQLSNLNAKLNEHLQGMSIIQAFNQQKRLQNEFEGVNKSHYNAGVKTIRLDSLFLRPATDLIYTIGIMFVLSFFGISSFSNPVEVGTVYAFVSYLERFFEPITQMMMKLSLLQQAVVSSSRVFDLMDEEQKAPTKVGTDLPKVKEGSIDFKNVSFAYDGVHNVIHDISFSVKPGQSVAFVGHTGSGKSTIMNLLLRFYDVKDGEIQIDDQKLSTFEESELRSNIGLVLQDPYLFVGDIKGNISMYNNKITEREIKEASELVRANEFIEKLPNGYDEAVVERGSTLSSGQRQLITFARTIAAKPTILILDEATANIDSETEEAIQEALTEMRKGRTTVIIAHRLSTIQDVDCIYVLHKGKIVEEGNHQQLLAKQGLYYNMYLLQNKGSLLLAE, encoded by the coding sequence ATGAATCAAGAGATTGAAATCGATGCTAAAAGGCAGAAAAAAGATTTAATTCGTCTTCTATCATTTCTAAAAAAATATAAAGTTTTACTGACTTTTGCATTTATTTTCTTATTCCTTGCAACAGCATGTGAAATGTATGGTCCAATTTTAGTTAAAAGATTTCTAGATGATCATTTAATGAAAAGATATTTTCCAAAAGATACAATTGCAATGTTATTTTCTATTTATGTTGCAATAACAATCGGAAAAATCGTTTTATCATATTTACAGCTTTTAATGTTTCAACAAATTGCTTTTAAAGTTGTTCAAGATATAAGAATGAAAGTTTATGAGCATGTCCATTCATTAGCTTTTTCATTTTTTGATAAAACGCCGATTGGAAGCATTGTATCAAGAATTACGAATGATACAGAAGCTATTAAAGATTTTTACGTGAGTGTACTGGCAACGTTTATCCAGCAAATTGTCTTTTTAGTGGGAATCATTATTGCGATGTACTCATTAGACGTTAAATTAGCAACGATTTGTGTAGGGTTAGTTGTCATTGTTTATTTTATTATACTTACCTACCGTAAAAAAAGTTTTCCATTTTTTATGGAAACCAGAGGGCAGTTAAGTAATTTAAATGCTAAATTAAACGAACACTTACAAGGTATGTCAATTATACAAGCATTTAACCAACAAAAAAGATTACAAAATGAATTTGAGGGAGTTAATAAGTCTCACTATAATGCAGGTGTAAAAACAATACGATTAGATTCTCTGTTTTTAAGACCGGCAACAGATTTAATTTATACAATTGGAATAATGTTTGTTCTTAGTTTCTTTGGAATTTCTTCTTTTAGCAATCCAGTTGAGGTTGGTACTGTTTATGCTTTTGTAAGTTATTTAGAAAGATTTTTTGAACCGATTACGCAAATGATGATGAAATTATCTTTATTACAGCAAGCTGTCGTATCTTCATCTAGAGTATTTGACTTAATGGATGAAGAACAAAAAGCTCCTACTAAAGTTGGAACTGATCTACCAAAAGTAAAAGAAGGAAGTATTGATTTTAAAAATGTATCATTCGCATATGACGGAGTACACAATGTCATTCATGATATTTCATTCTCAGTTAAACCAGGTCAATCAGTTGCCTTTGTTGGTCATACAGGAAGTGGTAAGTCAACAATTATGAATCTATTATTACGTTTTTACGATGTGAAAGACGGGGAAATTCAAATTGATGATCAAAAACTATCAACATTTGAAGAAAGTGAATTACGTTCTAATATCGGATTAGTTTTACAAGATCCTTACTTATTTGTTGGAGATATAAAAGGAAATATCTCAATGTATAATAACAAAATAACTGAAAGAGAAATTAAAGAAGCATCCGAATTAGTTAGAGCAAATGAATTTATTGAAAAATTACCAAATGGGTATGATGAGGCAGTTGTTGAAAGAGGTTCAACTTTATCAAGTGGACAGCGCCAATTAATCACGTTTGCAAGAACGATCGCAGCTAAACCTACTATTCTTATATTAGATGAAGCAACTGCAAATATTGATAGTGAAACAGAAGAAGCAATTCAAGAAGCTTTAACAGAGATGAGAAAAGGTAGAACTACTGTTATCATTGCCCATCGTTTATCAACAATTCAAGATGTTGATTGCATATATGTATTGCACAAAGGGAAAATCGTGGAAGAAGGCAACCATCAACAGCTTCTTGCAAAACAAGGGTTGTACTATAATATGTATCTATTACAAAATAAAGGGTCTTTATTATTGGCCGAGTAG
- a CDS encoding ABC transporter transmembrane domain-containing protein: MSVFKDLFWFFKQEKRNYVWGISLLVIVAILELLPPKVIGYVIDEMVKNSLNSKNLLFWVGLIFINGLLLYAFRYWWRRLIFGSSLKLARQLRDDLYNHFSKMSPSFYQKNRIGDLMAHATNDVQAVRETAGAGILTFVDSIILGGSVLIMMAVSISWKLTLISLLPLPVMAILTQYYGKLLHQRFHLAQESFSELNNKVQESMSGLKVIRSLGQTKEDVTAFKNQADLVVKYNMRVARIDALFDPTIMLVVSICYIIAVVYGSRLVIADDITVGQLITFVTYLGILIWPMLAIGWLFNIVERGRASYDRIRSLLNVEPEIKNKKNALEKLPMGEITYSIDSFKFNEESNFELKDIHFNVQEGQTIGIVGKTGQGKTTLLKLLLREYEVINGSISVGDLDIKDTTLLSLRSHIGYVPQEHFLFSSSVKENIAFSQIDSSIETVHKAAEIANIHADILEFPLGYDTIVGERGVSLSGGQKQRISIARSLIKNPNILILDDCLSAVDAKTEEKILHSLKDERSGKTTFITSHRMSAVMHSDLIIVLDEGRIIQRGKHEDLVQIDGWYKEMFERQQLEELVEQGGR, encoded by the coding sequence ATGTCAGTTTTTAAAGATTTGTTTTGGTTTTTTAAACAAGAAAAAAGAAACTATGTATGGGGAATATCTCTTTTAGTAATCGTTGCAATTTTAGAGCTACTACCTCCGAAGGTTATAGGTTATGTCATTGATGAAATGGTAAAAAACTCACTTAATAGTAAAAATTTGCTTTTTTGGGTAGGTTTAATTTTTATAAATGGGTTACTTCTTTATGCATTTCGATATTGGTGGAGGAGATTAATATTTGGTTCTTCTTTAAAGTTAGCCAGACAGCTAAGAGATGATTTATATAATCATTTTTCAAAAATGTCTCCATCTTTTTATCAAAAAAATAGAATAGGAGATTTAATGGCTCACGCAACAAACGATGTTCAAGCAGTACGCGAGACCGCTGGAGCTGGGATCTTAACTTTTGTTGATTCTATTATTTTAGGTGGATCAGTACTAATAATGATGGCAGTTTCAATAAGTTGGAAGTTAACACTTATTAGTCTATTACCATTGCCAGTTATGGCCATTTTGACTCAATATTATGGTAAATTATTACATCAACGTTTTCATTTAGCACAAGAATCATTTTCAGAATTAAATAATAAAGTTCAAGAAAGTATGAGTGGCTTAAAGGTTATCAGAAGTTTAGGGCAAACAAAAGAAGATGTAACCGCTTTTAAAAACCAAGCAGATTTAGTAGTGAAATACAATATGAGAGTTGCTAGAATTGATGCACTTTTTGATCCAACTATCATGTTAGTTGTTTCGATTTGCTATATTATTGCAGTTGTTTATGGTTCTAGATTAGTTATTGCAGATGATATTACTGTTGGACAATTAATTACATTTGTTACTTATTTAGGAATTTTAATTTGGCCAATGCTTGCAATTGGATGGTTATTCAATATTGTTGAAAGAGGTCGCGCTTCTTATGATCGAATTCGTTCTTTATTAAATGTTGAACCTGAAATTAAAAATAAGAAAAATGCATTAGAAAAACTTCCCATGGGTGAAATTACTTATTCAATTGATTCATTTAAGTTTAATGAAGAATCAAATTTTGAATTAAAAGATATTCATTTTAATGTGCAAGAAGGTCAAACAATTGGAATTGTTGGTAAAACTGGTCAAGGAAAAACAACTCTCTTAAAACTTTTATTGAGAGAATATGAAGTAATTAACGGGAGTATTTCAGTTGGCGATTTAGATATTAAAGATACAACTTTATTATCTCTTAGATCACATATCGGTTATGTACCGCAAGAACATTTCTTATTTTCATCATCAGTTAAGGAAAATATAGCGTTTAGCCAAATTGATTCATCAATCGAAACAGTACATAAAGCTGCTGAGATTGCTAATATTCATGCGGATATTTTAGAATTCCCGTTAGGCTACGACACGATTGTAGGAGAAAGAGGGGTATCATTATCTGGTGGACAGAAACAAAGAATTTCAATCGCTAGATCTTTAATTAAAAATCCTAATATTTTAATATTAGACGACTGTTTATCCGCGGTGGATGCAAAAACAGAGGAAAAAATATTACACTCATTAAAGGATGAGAGAAGTGGGAAAACAACATTTATTACTTCTCATCGTATGAGTGCTGTCATGCATAGTGATTTAATCATCGTTTTAGACGAAGGAAGAATTATACAACGTGGTAAACATGAAGATTTAGTGCAAATTGATGGTTGGTACAAAGAAATGTTTGAAAGACAACAACTAGAAGAACTAGTAGAGCAAGGAGGGAGATAA
- a CDS encoding cytochrome c biogenesis CcdA family protein, translating into MGDLNIGIAFGAGFLSFISPCCLPIYPAFLSYITGVSLSDLQNEKRIHKSKTLLHTLFFLLGFTIIFIVLGFSTSIIGSFFMRYQDFIRQVGAILIVFLGLVVTGIFQPKFLMNDRRFQFSKRPSGFVGSTLIGLAFAAGWTPCTGPILTSVFALAVSNPGSSLFYMLAYTLGFSIPFFVLSFYLGSLGWIKKYSHKIVVFGGYIMIIMGIMLYFDWLTKITIYFTRFFGGFTGF; encoded by the coding sequence ATGGGGGATTTAAATATTGGTATTGCATTTGGAGCGGGATTTCTCTCCTTCATTTCTCCATGTTGTCTACCGATTTATCCAGCGTTTTTATCGTATATTACAGGGGTATCTTTAAGTGATTTACAAAATGAAAAAAGAATACATAAAAGTAAAACTTTACTACATACTTTGTTCTTTTTACTAGGATTTACAATCATTTTTATTGTTTTAGGTTTTAGTACTTCCATAATTGGATCTTTTTTTATGCGTTATCAAGATTTTATTCGTCAAGTTGGTGCGATTTTAATTGTATTTTTAGGATTAGTTGTAACGGGTATTTTTCAACCGAAGTTTTTAATGAATGATCGAAGGTTTCAATTTTCAAAACGTCCTTCAGGATTTGTAGGATCTACTTTAATTGGATTAGCCTTCGCAGCAGGTTGGACACCTTGTACTGGACCAATCTTGACTTCAGTATTTGCACTTGCAGTAAGTAACCCAGGTTCTAGTCTATTTTATATGTTAGCATATACACTTGGATTTTCTATTCCATTTTTTGTATTGTCGTTTTATTTAGGCTCATTAGGTTGGATTAAAAAGTATTCACACAAAATCGTCGTTTTTGGTGGTTATATCATGATCATTATGGGAATCATGTTATATTTTGATTGGTTGACTAAAATAACAATTTATTTTACTAGATTTTTTGGTGGATTTACTGGGTTTTAA